In Aquamicrobium sp., a single genomic region encodes these proteins:
- a CDS encoding MFS transporter → MNAPASTAARPKTHLAVLLILSATHLLNDLMQSLIPAIYPIIKDSYALDFVQIGMITLTFQIAGSLLQPVVGYVTDKHPMPYSTVVGMMFTLAGLVGLAYASSYTLILVSVACIGVGSSIFHPEATRMARYASGGRQGLAQGLFQVGGQAGGAIGPLLAAIIIVPRGQESLAWFSVLALLAMTLMVWTAGKHTEIRREIEAARAALSGAAKTHARHSGATIALGLTVLTLLMFSKNAYGESFRSFYTFYLIDRFGVSIQTSQVMLFVFLVAAAAGALIGGIVGDRIGRYRIIWISVLGPLPLTLILPYADFFWTGVLTILINLIMASAFASIMIYAMELVPNRIGLIGGLFYGLNFGLGGIAAAILGGLADSIGIEEVYRICSFLPLAGLLAWLLPRIDEDRAPPRQAG, encoded by the coding sequence ATGAACGCGCCCGCCTCCACTGCCGCCCGCCCCAAGACCCATCTCGCCGTCCTCCTGATCCTGAGCGCGACGCATCTGCTCAACGACCTGATGCAGTCGCTGATCCCGGCGATCTATCCGATCATCAAGGACAGCTACGCGCTCGATTTCGTGCAGATCGGCATGATCACGCTGACGTTCCAGATCGCCGGCTCGCTGCTGCAGCCCGTCGTCGGCTACGTCACCGACAAGCATCCCATGCCCTATTCCACCGTGGTGGGGATGATGTTCACGCTCGCCGGGCTCGTCGGCCTCGCCTACGCGTCGAGCTACACGCTCATCCTCGTCTCGGTGGCGTGCATCGGCGTGGGCTCGTCGATCTTCCATCCGGAAGCGACGCGCATGGCGCGCTACGCCTCGGGCGGCCGGCAGGGTCTGGCGCAGGGGCTGTTCCAGGTCGGCGGCCAGGCCGGCGGCGCGATCGGCCCGCTGCTGGCGGCGATCATCATCGTGCCGCGCGGGCAGGAAAGCCTCGCCTGGTTCTCGGTCCTCGCGCTGCTGGCGATGACGCTGATGGTCTGGACCGCGGGCAAGCATACTGAGATCCGCAGGGAGATCGAGGCGGCGCGCGCGGCGCTGTCGGGCGCGGCGAAGACGCATGCGCGCCATTCGGGCGCGACCATCGCGCTCGGCCTGACCGTGCTCACGCTGCTGATGTTCTCCAAGAACGCCTATGGCGAGAGCTTCCGCTCGTTCTACACCTTCTACCTGATCGACCGCTTCGGCGTCTCGATCCAGACCTCGCAGGTGATGCTGTTCGTCTTCCTGGTCGCCGCGGCCGCAGGCGCGCTGATCGGCGGCATCGTCGGCGACAGGATCGGGCGCTACCGCATCATCTGGATTTCCGTTCTCGGCCCGCTGCCGCTGACGCTCATCCTGCCCTATGCCGATTTCTTCTGGACGGGCGTGCTGACGATCCTCATCAACCTGATCATGGCGAGCGCCTTCGCCTCGATCATGATCTACGCGATGGAGCTGGTTCCCAACCGCATCGGGCTGATCGGCGGGCTGTTCTACGGCCTGAATTTCGGCCTCGGCGGCATCGCCGCCGCCATCCTCGGCGGCCTCGCCGACAGCATCGGCATCGAGGAGGTCTACCGCATCTGCTCCTTCCTGCCGCTCGCCGGCCTGCTGGCCTGGCTGCTGCCGCGCATCGACGAGGACCGCGCCCCGCCGCGCCAGGCGGGGTAG
- a CDS encoding M24 family metallopeptidase, giving the protein MIPLPFDRAEYARRLALVRAEMARRGLELLIVNDVANQHYLTAYDGWSFYTPQIVAVPVEAEEEPVWIGRMMDAAGGRLTAWMKPENVVGFPEDHVQQTDRHPMDWIAQWLVARGWGKRRIGIELEAYYYSPKAHARLTAGMPNATFVDADLLVNWVRAVKSPAEIAYLRHAALIAGRAVEAAYEAIAPGVRECDAIARIQAAQVAGHPDFAGDITALPPTILGGENASAPHMMWSERRFGADETVALELAGVCRRYAAGLARTMQLGAMPKKVEDTSKAVLEGMEAVLDAVRPGAPAEAVEAAWRAVIGRYGLKKESRIGYSIGVAYPPDWGEHTISLRAGDKTVLQPGNVVHSILGMWMDGWGIEVSETILVTGTGSETLTDFPRAIFVK; this is encoded by the coding sequence ATGATCCCTCTGCCCTTCGACCGCGCCGAATATGCCCGCCGTCTTGCGCTCGTGCGCGCGGAGATGGCGCGGCGCGGCCTCGAGCTGCTGATCGTCAACGACGTCGCCAACCAGCACTACCTCACCGCCTATGACGGCTGGTCGTTCTATACGCCGCAGATCGTCGCCGTGCCGGTCGAGGCGGAGGAGGAGCCGGTCTGGATCGGGCGGATGATGGATGCGGCCGGCGGCAGGCTGACGGCATGGATGAAGCCGGAAAACGTGGTCGGGTTCCCCGAGGACCACGTCCAGCAGACTGACCGCCATCCGATGGACTGGATCGCGCAATGGCTGGTCGCGAGGGGCTGGGGCAAGCGCCGCATCGGCATCGAGCTGGAAGCCTACTACTATTCGCCGAAGGCGCATGCGCGGCTGACCGCGGGGATGCCGAACGCGACCTTCGTCGACGCCGACCTGCTGGTCAACTGGGTCCGGGCGGTCAAGTCGCCGGCCGAGATCGCCTATCTGCGCCACGCGGCGCTGATCGCCGGCCGCGCCGTCGAGGCGGCCTACGAGGCCATCGCGCCCGGCGTGCGCGAATGCGACGCCATCGCCCGCATCCAGGCGGCGCAGGTCGCCGGCCATCCCGACTTCGCCGGCGACATCACCGCGCTGCCGCCGACCATCCTCGGCGGCGAGAACGCCTCGGCGCCGCATATGATGTGGAGCGAGCGGCGCTTCGGCGCCGACGAGACCGTCGCGCTGGAGCTCGCCGGCGTGTGCCGGCGCTATGCGGCGGGCCTCGCCCGCACCATGCAGCTCGGCGCGATGCCGAAGAAGGTCGAGGACACAAGCAAGGCGGTCCTTGAAGGCATGGAGGCGGTGCTCGACGCCGTCCGCCCGGGCGCCCCCGCCGAGGCGGTCGAGGCGGCGTGGCGCGCGGTCATCGGCCGCTACGGGCTGAAGAAGGAATCGCGCATCGGCTATTCGATCGGCGTCGCCTATCCGCCCGACTGGGGCGAGCACACGATCAGCCTGCGCGCCGGCGACAAAACGGTGCTGCAACCGGGCAACGTCGTCCATTCCATCCTCGGCATGTGGATGGACGGCTGGGGCATCGAGGTCAGCGAGACCATCCTTGTCACAGGGACGGGCTCGGAGACGCTGACCGACTTCCCGCGCGCCATCTTCGTCAAATAG